A stretch of DNA from Carya illinoinensis cultivar Pawnee chromosome 12, C.illinoinensisPawnee_v1, whole genome shotgun sequence:
CCAAATCTTCAAACGGAGTTTGAGAATAGAGATAGCGAGCCAATTCTTTATGCCCATAGTCCATGGCCAGAACAACTGGAAGTTTGTTGGCATCATCTCTAACGCTGACCAAGCTCTTGTTCTTTGTAATCAGGCACTCTGCCATCCGGTAATTCCCAATAGTAGTTGTCTCATGTAGAGCTGTACGGCCGCCATAATCTTGCATTGTTGCCAAGTCATGTTCCGAAATCATATTGACTAACTCCACCACCATATGTTCCTGTTCAGCATTAACAGCAGCGTGAAGAACCATCCCACCCGTAAACAATATTCTTTCTGTCAATGCACCTGGGTGGAGCTTGAGGAATTCTCTTGTACTGTTCGAATCACCTTTTCGCACAGCCTTGAGTAAGGCAGCATAAGCATCCCTCCCTGGCCCTGccatgcatattttatttatatataaatatatgtatatatagtaaGGCAGCATAAGCATCCCTCCCTGGCCCTGccatgcatattttatttatatatatatatatatatatgctttttgatctccaattctcatattatACATAGAATTATGAAATAAGTTAAACGGAAACAACTCCAACATGTAGCTTATACTTTCCGACTAATTACTACGTACGTAATGATATCATCTCTTGTTTGCATACAATGATATTAATGCAAGTTATATTATAACTAGTAAATTTGATAGTTTCACTTCTTTTCATGGACTAGGCTTTAATCCAATGTTTGTCGGtataaaataacacaaataattagCCACAGCCAAAGCCCGTAAGTTTATTTATGTTATGTGAAGATGCAACCCAACGAACTGAGTGTTCGATGTTGGCTTTGTTCCGGCCATTCTCGTATAACTAACAAACTTACCACTCATAAATGTTCAAGcccaataaaatttttaatcaaatccCTATTGATTTTTAATGTAATCATTATTTTGAGGAAAAATCTCAGATTACCCCCTGAAACTCACTTATTTTGCAAAAATggtgataaatttaaaatcaaacataatcatGCATGCAGGTTCATTTACTGAtcgtacaaaaaaaaaaaaaaatctataagtAATTTAACCCCTTGTTAAAATTCTATCGTTGACTTGAagattgataattaaaaaataagtactGGTATGATCTAAAAAGGAGAAATACTTTGAGAGATAAAGCTAGAGtagtattaattatttgatGGTCACCTTTAAAATGAGTACTACTGGTCGTTTGAGGAGATGATAAGTGTAATTTCTCTCTTATAATTTGCTTGTGCTTAATTGGTCCATATGCAAATTATGTGCTTTCCAACAAATACGATCGATCGAGATCCGTCATTGATCAGTTGAGTGAGAAGGATATATGTTAAAAGTTCATCAAATCTtgtaacctagctagctagtcttcaaattctttatgtttttatttattttttatttatttttttgtggttgATTCTTTCTATTAATTTGTAAGTTAGTGTGAAGAACACATCATCTATATCATTAACGTGACATGATTTGatatacaatatttaaatctaaaatctcTTTTGTAAATTAAATCATATCAGGTCTAAGATAAACTGcttaaaataaatcatttgtaCTTCTTGTCATGGtgattcaaatttcaattctCAAGACAACTAACTTATAAGAACTTTAGATCAGATGCTAGAAATTCCCAATTTTCCCTACATTTATAAGcctattatttttcttccaataaTGTTTGTgcatattgagagagagagagagagagagagagagagacctgggTTGGGTGAATAGTTTCCTCTCTCAACTATTTGATTAGTTCCAGTCCTCCTTGGCATATCTTGTCGACTACCTGAGATATTTGATTGGAAAGAGTCTCCTTGCTCAACCACGGGGTAGATACCCTGCTGCAGTTGCATGTACATTTTAGCCAACGTTTCCCAAGCACTTTTTGcagaagaaattttattgatctgAGATAGTATGTCCGTCCCACATGAACTTTGGATTGCATGTAAAGCCATAtcattcttcttcctccaagCCTCGAATTCAACTACATCATCGTCTGGTTGGGGGGGTTCCGAGCTTGTTTCAACAATATCCCAAAGATCTTGACTCAACATGTAGTTTTTCACCTTGATACTCCAGTCCGCATAATTATCAGTTCTAAGAAGTTTAAGGGAAAACATATTTGTTTCCATCCTGCCTGTCAAGTTGTGTAACACATATATTAGTTGGAACTAGGAATAGAAAGAGATACTAACGTGAtatctcattttttcttttaaatcaaGAATTTAACGTCATTCTAAGGAATATATTTTCCATCTTGACATTGAAAAATGAGTTTTAATTTCTCCGACCAATTAGTGCAGGAGTACTGTTAGCAAAGCTAGTAAGAGTTTAAAGTCCAAACAAACCCTTAATTAGAGACCTCCACTAATAGGTGAATTGGCGGGGTATAAATTCCGGTGGCCGCCGGAGCGTGTGTATGATGGTGGTTGGTAGATATCAGACTTGAAacaaaataacaagaaaattaagaaagaaagagggaaaaaacaaaaaaaaaaaaagagtagagacgaatacaaatacagttttcctttttttcgtCTAAGTTCCTGTTCTATCTGTGTTCTTACGTCTCAGATGTAGATAATGTAAAATACTGAGTAATGTAAGGCCCACAAATTAAGAGAgttatcaaaaataataataataaacgtTGGCAAGGaacatttattattaaaatttggcAATGAACGTTGGCACACATTAGTTGATGTGTGGATACGAAAAGTCTGATGCAAACAACGATCGAATTAGATCATACGTACTCAAAATTAGGATCGATGGAAGACGTGTTGTTCCGAAGCTGCCGCCCTGTAAATCTAACGTCTGCACACCCGTAGTCGATGAACCTAGTGTAGGGATggctatatatagcatatatatatatatatatataaggtagCTAACTTTAAAGCAAAGgaaattactttttctttttcttctagtACTTCACAACTGTCTCGACAACTTTCTGCATCTTAAATCCggtttatcaaattttatattgaaatagaagctttaattttagtattatatagtttttattttttgtaaataaaattcaaatatcgTCGTAAGTGaaagttattaataaaattggaataccttctatttatatatatatatatatatatatatattagcaaagAAATCAATTATACGAGGAGGAAATTATATAGTTTCGTCACATTTGGATGTCCGTATATGGTTTTCAGGCTGATGTTTTGTATGATCCTCTTTTCTAGTAAGTTGTTAGTCCGTATTTTGAATAAGctcagaaaaatatttaaaaataataataataatttacctTTCCTCAATAAAGTTGCCTGCCGGTGGAATCAAGTTAGATCAGCGTTATTAGTTGTGCTGGGAATAAAGAGGAATTCCAAAGAGTCACTTAATTTATTCCTTCGTTTTTTTATATGGCCAAAGAAAGCAAGGTATCAGAGATTTGGTTCCTATTTGAACAGATttcaaaccgttcgaacgagtTATTTGAATAGGTAAATAGCCTGTTTGAACAGTactcaatataatattttacaacttttcattttatttatattcattgcCTGTTTGTTTTATAAACAGAGAATTAATGACATATGTTGGAAGGAAACATGGGAGGGAGGGCCAAACAAGCGGTAAAGCTAGTGAGCCGAAAAGGCTGATACTGGTTGAGCAGGAAATCATTATAGAAAACTTCTGCAATTTTGTCCGAGATGAGAAGAGCCTATTATCTATTATCAGTGATAGATCGAGGATAGAGCTCAATTTGTCAGCAGAGATGGGTGGCCTATCTTGATATGGTCAGTAAGCTTTTTCGAACCACGGGTAAGGTGGAGGCTAATGAGGagtctttctcattttttatttggggAGTGAGTATTACTATCTCGGCCGACATGATAGCTGACTTTCTTGAGATCCCCTGTGAGCTTGGTGCATACCCTGCACAAAAACATTAGTTTTTGCACTAAGTTAGTGGAAAGTATAATACtaaaaaacttgtaatattatatatcatgtgtGTATAAACAGagaagataaatatttatttgtttgtacATGCTTTATATACACAAGCACAAAAACATGTAAAAAGTGTCAAAGTGcatctataaataatataattaatttgaagctcatttttcaaaatacaggtttttttaattattatagttgcctttttttttccctttaggccttgtttgtttagccaaaactaaaaatctcatctcatctcatctcaactcatcattacacctttttcaaatcccaatataaaatataataaacaatctaactttttcaaatcccaacacaaaattaatattcaaaaattatattataacaatattttatttattactatttaaaatatctcatctcatctcatctcatctgtgtaaccaagcgTGGCCTTAGTCTTTGATTCTTCATAGACATCGGAGAAAATTATATTGTTTCGACACATTTGGATGTCTGTGGTTTTCAGCtcgatattttatattttgattaagctcagaaaagaaaaatactttgaaAGTAATAATTTAACTTTCGTCGATAATGTTGCCTTTCGGCTGGTGGAATCAAGTGAGCTGGCCAACTATCAAGCTTTACTGATTGTTGTACGTACGTGGGAATAAATTAGAGGAATTCCAAAAAGTGCCACTTAATTTATTCCTtcgtttttttttatgtcttcgAATCAATGAAGAAAGATATTACAGATTTGGTAAccataaatttaatttagaagtaGGCAAATTGGTTCCATACTTTTCAATGTTTTCATCTCTCTTTTCAAGTCCCTCTTCATCCTCAAAAAAACTTTTTTGCTAAAACTAAATTTGAATCGAGGaagttcattttcaattgtATGAGTTTTTCTTATGGAATGTGGATATTTgagcatactttttttttttttttttgaaagagggTGGAACCTCTACATTTATTAGATGGCCTCACTCAGGTGGAAGGAAACCCGTGGTACAtaaacagataaacaaaaaaccaaaatgcTAGAACATCCAAAAAACtgcaaaaaaattgtaaaaaacacaaaatcctCCTAACATCATGCTATTATCTAATAGAGGGAAAACCCAAAGCATCTAAACGAATAATACCCCTTAGTGATCTTGGTAAGCATGCTCTTGAACCAAAAGTCCAATTGACTCGTCTTGCCACAAAATCCATTGCTTGGTTACCTTCTCTAAATTGATGAACTACTAGAAATTGAATGCCCTCCAaatgtccatatatatatatatatatataaatataccaCCACCACAACTTCCTAGATTCCCACGACAACTGTCATCCACATTCAGTTTCCACCAGCCTCTAGGCGGTTTCAACCAAGCAACCTCCTGAATTTTTTGTACTAATCGGACTTGAGTCCGAATATCCAATGCACTCAAAATCTAGAAATCTGTATGAGACAGCTTAGTATCAACCATTTCATTTACCAGTTTTCCTAACCATAACTAATGGTCCTCCAAACACCGAGTGCAGTGTGCTGGACACCTTCCATCCGAGCCTGGTAGCGGTGTTGCCATAAGCACCATATGAGAAGACTAGGCAAGAGGCCAATTAACAA
This window harbors:
- the LOC122289064 gene encoding uncharacterized protein LOC122289064 isoform X1, which codes for MLYIAIPTLGSSTTGVQTLDLQGGSFGTTRLPSILILSRMETNMFSLKLLRTDNYADWSIKVKNYMLSQDLWDIVETSSEPPQPDDDVVEFEAWRKKNDMALHAIQSSCGTDILSQINKISSAKSAWETLAKMYMQLQQGIYPVVEQGDSFQSNISGSRQDMPRRTGTNQIVERGNYSPNPGPGRDAYAALLKAVRKGDSNSTREFLKLHPGALTERILFTGGMVLHAAVNAEQEHMVVELVNMISEHDLATMQDYGGRTALHETTTIGNYRMAECLITKNKSLVSVRDDANKLPVVLAMDYGHKELARYLYSQTPFEDLEAEKGRQGATLLNSSIYNRDLDMAWLLMERCPHLAFAFDGRDISPLEVLAVLTDAFESGTGMVFWKQWIYNHCIHISMISLARAADQFCLNIQNYQEKTIGSVRASLWRQLPSSLLNLLGFKRLYEMKLVHLQFQQLLSSMCGAIPTITSLEERHRTIAPVIFHAISRGNFEFVYQIVKANFDLLSITGAIEGRGMFNRAVLHRQHRIFSLIYSSKRKNVVLNRVDNSGNTILHMSGMLTEHTPIDHIRGAALQMQREVQWFKEVECICPLSDKEYLNKDGLTPRQLFTKDHQDLRKEENDG